A stretch of the Nicotiana tabacum cultivar K326 chromosome 6, ASM71507v2, whole genome shotgun sequence genome encodes the following:
- the LOC107821535 gene encoding early nodulin-like protein 7, producing MASIKFITICFVTALFISLTISSVDAASGEEFKVGWRQPGVNETDLYHHWALKKKFHVGDSLRFEYKNDSVIVVDKWEFYHCNRTHPTWGAKDGNTTVNLNRAGPFYFVSGDPEHCKNGQRLAIEVLPLYPISQSPPQPISMAPAPSPLSSSALVSTIPLTFISVLISPIVAVLGGLA from the exons ATGGCTTCGATCAAGTTTATTACTATCTGTTTCGTCACTGCTCTTTTCATCAGCCTTACAATATCTTCCGTTGATGCTGCCTCCGGCGAGGAATTCAAAGTTGGTTGGCGTCAGCCAGGTGTTAATGAAACAGATCTCTATCATCACTGGGCTTTAAAGAAGAAATTTCACGTCGGCGATTCACTCC GTTTTGAGTACAAGAATGACTCGGTTATTGTAGTGGACAAATGGGAATTTTATCATTGCAATAGGACTCATCCAACTTGGGGCGCTAAGGACGGCAACACCACAGTGAATCTTAACAGGGCTGGTCCCTTTTACTTCGTGAGCGGTGATCCAGAGCATTGCAAAAATGGCCAGCGTTTAGCCATTGAAGTTCTCCCACTATACCCCATCTCCCAATCTCCACCACAGCCAATTTCAATGGCGCCTGCACCATCGCCACTTTCAAGCTCAGCTCTTGTTTCAACAATTCCGCTGACATTCATTTCGGTGTTGATTTCGCCTATTGTTGCAGTGCTTGGTGGTTTAGCATGA